One window from the genome of [Clostridium] celerecrescens 18A encodes:
- the truB gene encoding tRNA pseudouridine(55) synthase TruB: MADGIINVYKEKGFTSHDVVAKMRGILKQKKIGHTGTLDPMAEGVLPVCLGKATKLCDMLTDKTKTYEAVLLLGRETDTQDTTGEILAEYPVNIDEAQVKEAVLSFLGHYDQIPPMYSALKVDGKKLYELARAGKEVERKARPVEILEITVDRIQLPRVTMTVTCSKGTYIRTLCYDIGRKLGCGGCMESLLRTQVSGFCLKDSLTLAQIEELRDDGTLENHILAVDKVFSEYPELKMKQDFDKLVHNGNPFYRNQAEGDSRLPDGPVRVYDSRNQFIGVYVPDREKKLLKPQKVFLGGTP; encoded by the coding sequence ATGGCAGACGGAATCATCAATGTATACAAGGAAAAAGGATTTACCTCTCATGACGTTGTAGCGAAAATGAGAGGTATTTTAAAGCAGAAAAAGATAGGACATACAGGAACCCTGGATCCTATGGCAGAGGGAGTATTACCTGTATGCCTGGGAAAGGCAACGAAGCTTTGCGATATGCTCACAGATAAGACCAAAACCTATGAGGCGGTCCTGCTTCTGGGCAGGGAAACTGATACCCAGGATACTACGGGAGAAATTCTGGCGGAATATCCGGTCAATATAGATGAGGCGCAGGTGAAGGAAGCTGTACTCAGCTTTCTGGGGCATTACGATCAGATACCTCCCATGTATTCTGCTCTAAAGGTAGACGGAAAAAAGCTTTATGAGCTGGCCAGAGCAGGAAAAGAAGTGGAGCGGAAAGCCAGGCCCGTAGAGATTTTGGAGATCACTGTAGACCGGATCCAGCTTCCACGGGTTACCATGACTGTTACCTGTTCCAAGGGAACCTATATCAGGACCCTTTGCTATGACATCGGGAGAAAGCTTGGCTGCGGAGGGTGCATGGAATCCCTTCTCCGCACTCAGGTTTCCGGGTTTTGCTTAAAGGACAGCCTGACCCTGGCACAGATCGAGGAACTTCGGGATGATGGAACCTTGGAGAACCATATCCTTGCTGTGGACAAGGTGTTTTCGGAATATCCGGAACTTAAGATGAAACAGGATTTTGATAAGCTGGTTCACAATGGGAACCCCTTTTACAGGAACCAGGCAGAGGGAGACTCCCGGCTGCCAGACGGGCCTGTAAGGGTATATGACAGCAGAAACCAGTTTATTGGAGTTTATGTACCTGACAGGGAGAAGAAGCTTCTTAAGCCTCAAAAGGTATTTCTGGGAGGAACGCCTTAA
- a CDS encoding bifunctional riboflavin kinase/FAD synthetase: protein MEYITGTREFQIEEPAIVTLGKFDGRHRGHQKLLKRMGELKVDKGYKTAVLTFDMAPITLMTGSPQKAITTNLERKSNLEKIGIDYLVEYPFTEETSHMDPEEFVKSVLAGQMNARIIVVGTDCSFGYQGAGNADSLYQWKERYGYELIVIPKEQDDHRDISSTYIREQLDAGNMEKANELLGEPYAIHGTVVHGNHIGGAVLGFPTANIMPSPEKHLPLFGVYVSKVYVDGTYYGGITNIGRKPTVEGNSPIGAETFIYGINEDIYGKTIEVQLLHFVRPERKFEGLEQLKAQIGKDREYGMRYLKDLSDRQITHL, encoded by the coding sequence ATGGAATATATAACCGGAACCAGAGAATTTCAGATTGAAGAGCCTGCAATCGTAACCCTGGGAAAATTCGACGGACGCCACAGAGGCCACCAGAAGCTTTTAAAGCGGATGGGAGAGCTGAAGGTAGATAAAGGGTATAAAACGGCTGTCCTTACCTTTGACATGGCCCCCATTACCCTCATGACAGGAAGCCCCCAAAAGGCCATTACTACCAATCTGGAGAGAAAAAGTAATCTGGAAAAGATCGGTATCGATTATTTAGTGGAATATCCCTTTACAGAGGAAACCTCGCATATGGATCCGGAGGAATTCGTAAAGAGTGTTCTGGCAGGCCAGATGAATGCCAGGATCATCGTAGTTGGTACGGATTGTTCTTTTGGGTACCAGGGAGCGGGAAATGCGGACAGTCTTTACCAGTGGAAAGAACGGTATGGTTATGAACTGATCGTTATACCGAAAGAGCAGGATGACCACCGGGATATCAGCAGTACCTACATCAGAGAGCAGCTGGATGCCGGAAATATGGAAAAGGCCAACGAGCTTTTGGGAGAGCCTTATGCCATACATGGAACCGTGGTCCACGGCAACCATATTGGCGGAGCGGTTCTTGGATTTCCTACGGCCAATATCATGCCTTCGCCGGAGAAGCACCTTCCTTTATTCGGCGTGTATGTGTCCAAAGTGTATGTGGACGGTACTTATTATGGGGGCATTACGAATATCGGAAGAAAGCCCACGGTGGAGGGAAATTCACCTATTGGAGCAGAAACCTTTATTTATGGTATAAATGAGGATATATATGGAAAGACTATAGAAGTACAGCTTTTGCATTTTGTCCGTCCTGAACGGAAATTTGAAGGGCTGGAACAATTAAAAGCTCAGATCGGGAAGGATAGAGAATACGGGATGCGGTATTTAAAAGACCTTTCAGATCGGCAAATCACTCATTTGTAA
- a CDS encoding C40 family peptidase, with protein MTDKAWKVLGFAIACGSAVWIGTADVQAAKSEPNLKTGSPVAGISVYMDQYQDSMKQEGAETPAGLTQEKMRYGTFNSIFQNLGVSVVEDSLNIRKEPKNDAEIVGKLRNHAGSSVLSEENGWYKIKSGQVTGYVYGKYLTTGQDARAIAYYNMKLMLRVDTETLRVRSKPNTDSEVLGKIHEGETYPFISHNGGWAKFQYNGQIAYAYVPENATIAFTIPEAEKCSDLRNQVVNYAVGFVGNPYRWGGTNPNTGADCSGFVQYVMEHAAGVHLDRTSRQQAEEGEVIPASSMEPGDLLFYASGRQIDHVAMYIGKGKIVHAANRRSGIKISTWNYRKPVTIRRVIP; from the coding sequence ATGACTGACAAAGCATGGAAGGTACTAGGCTTTGCTATAGCATGCGGCAGTGCCGTATGGATAGGAACAGCAGATGTACAGGCCGCAAAATCAGAACCTAACCTTAAGACCGGTTCGCCAGTAGCAGGCATTTCGGTCTACATGGATCAATATCAGGATTCCATGAAACAGGAAGGAGCGGAAACGCCGGCCGGTCTTACGCAGGAAAAAATGAGGTATGGAACCTTCAACTCTATCTTTCAGAATCTTGGGGTGAGTGTGGTGGAGGATTCCTTGAACATCAGAAAAGAACCAAAGAATGATGCGGAAATCGTGGGGAAATTGAGAAACCATGCCGGCAGCAGTGTGCTGTCAGAAGAAAATGGCTGGTATAAAATAAAGTCAGGGCAGGTTACCGGTTATGTATACGGAAAATATCTGACCACCGGACAGGATGCCAGAGCAATTGCCTACTATAACATGAAGCTGATGCTCCGGGTAGACACCGAAACCCTTCGGGTCCGCAGCAAACCGAATACGGATTCCGAAGTACTGGGCAAGATTCATGAGGGTGAAACATATCCTTTTATTTCCCATAACGGGGGATGGGCAAAATTCCAATATAATGGTCAGATAGCCTATGCCTATGTACCAGAAAATGCCACAATCGCATTTACCATACCTGAAGCGGAAAAATGCAGTGACCTTCGCAATCAGGTTGTAAACTATGCGGTCGGGTTTGTGGGAAACCCATACCGATGGGGCGGCACCAATCCTAATACAGGGGCGGACTGCTCCGGTTTTGTCCAGTATGTGATGGAGCATGCCGCAGGAGTTCATTTAGACCGTACCTCCAGGCAGCAGGCCGAAGAGGGAGAAGTCATACCAGCTTCCAGCATGGAGCCTGGCGACTTGCTGTTCTATGCAAGCGGAAGGCAGATTGACCACGTGGCCATGTATATTGGAAAGGGAAAAATCGTCCATGCGGCAAACCGCAGGAGCGGGATCAAAATCTCCACCTGGAATTACAGGAAGCCAGTCACCATACGGCGGGTGATTCCATGA
- a CDS encoding ABC transporter ATP-binding protein encodes MLKIDNLRVNYGGIEAVKGISFEVPDKSIVTLIGANGAGKSTTLKSIVGLVKPSVGSSITLDGEELIGKDTPDIISRGIALVPEGRHVFPDMTVIENIKIGAYLRNDDLKEDIDWIYDLFPRLKERSWQLSGTLSGGEQQMLAVARALMSQPKILMMDEPSLGLAPLIVKDIFTIIREINKKGVTVLLIEQNANMALHTADIGYVLETGRITLTGSGKKLLADESVKAAYLGKKKN; translated from the coding sequence ATGCTGAAGATTGATAACTTGCGAGTGAATTACGGCGGAATTGAAGCCGTTAAGGGAATTTCCTTTGAAGTGCCGGATAAGAGCATTGTGACCCTGATCGGGGCCAATGGAGCCGGAAAAAGCACGACCTTAAAATCTATTGTCGGTCTGGTAAAACCATCAGTCGGAAGCAGCATCACCCTGGATGGGGAAGAACTGATCGGCAAGGATACTCCGGATATTATATCCAGAGGAATTGCCCTGGTACCGGAAGGGCGCCATGTGTTTCCGGATATGACCGTTATTGAAAATATCAAGATCGGAGCCTATTTAAGAAATGATGATCTTAAGGAGGATATCGACTGGATTTATGATTTATTTCCCCGGTTAAAAGAAAGGAGCTGGCAGCTTTCCGGTACTCTTTCAGGAGGCGAGCAGCAGATGCTGGCAGTTGCCAGGGCTCTTATGAGCCAGCCAAAGATCCTCATGATGGATGAACCTTCTCTGGGTCTTGCTCCGCTGATTGTTAAGGATATCTTCACTATTATCCGGGAGATCAACAAAAAAGGTGTAACCGTTCTTCTCATCGAACAAAATGCCAATATGGCTCTTCACACGGCTGATATTGGCTACGTTCTGGAAACCGGGCGGATCACCTTGACAGGGTCCGGGAAAAAGCTGTTGGCCGACGAATCGGTAAAAGCAGCTTATCTTGGAAAAAAGAAGAATTAA
- a CDS encoding ABC transporter ATP-binding protein yields the protein MSNTAKTPINVLHMQDITMQFGGVVAVNGLTLDVKQGEIVALIGPNGAGKTTAFNCVTGIYEPTYGKVDFMGETILSNTPKGKMIKNYLGEVTPGPISVISSTPDVITKRGIARTFQNIRLFGQLTVFDNVLIAKHMRAKQNVFSATLRLNHREEERMRAETAALLEEQNLLHLKDEIATSLPYGLQRRLEIARALATEPKLLLLDEPAAGMNPQETQELTDFIKQIRDSYHLTVFMIEHHMDLVMQISDRIYVLDFGKLIAQGTPENIQSNERVIEAYLGVSDDAED from the coding sequence ATGTCAAACACGGCAAAAACTCCAATTAACGTGCTCCACATGCAGGATATTACCATGCAGTTCGGCGGTGTTGTGGCCGTAAACGGTCTGACCCTTGACGTAAAACAGGGAGAAATCGTGGCCTTAATCGGTCCCAATGGCGCAGGAAAAACAACCGCATTTAACTGTGTTACCGGTATTTATGAGCCCACCTACGGGAAGGTGGACTTTATGGGGGAAACCATTCTATCCAATACCCCGAAGGGAAAAATGATAAAAAACTATCTGGGAGAAGTAACGCCAGGTCCAATCTCAGTAATCAGCAGTACGCCGGATGTGATCACAAAAAGGGGCATTGCCCGTACCTTCCAGAACATTCGCCTTTTCGGACAGCTGACCGTTTTTGACAACGTGCTCATTGCAAAGCACATGCGTGCAAAACAGAATGTATTTTCCGCAACCCTTCGGTTAAACCACAGGGAAGAGGAACGGATGCGGGCGGAAACCGCTGCCCTTCTGGAAGAACAGAATCTGCTCCATTTAAAGGATGAAATTGCCACCTCCCTTCCCTATGGCTTACAGAGGCGCTTAGAAATCGCCAGAGCCCTTGCAACGGAGCCAAAACTTCTGCTGCTCGACGAGCCGGCTGCAGGCATGAATCCCCAGGAAACGCAGGAATTAACGGATTTTATCAAACAGATCCGTGATTCTTACCATCTTACCGTATTCATGATCGAGCACCATATGGATCTTGTCATGCAGATTTCCGACCGCATCTATGTTCTGGATTTCGGTAAGCTGATCGCACAGGGAACGCCGGAGAATATCCAGAGCAATGAACGGGTAATTGAAGCATATCTGGGGGTGAGCGACGATGCTGAAGATTGA
- a CDS encoding branched-chain amino acid ABC transporter permease encodes MKKNAVSKNKLYTLAALLVIIGLLAFLQANSAQYSYQISILERSAIYAVVAVSMNLLTGFTGLFSLGQAGFMAIGAYTVAILTIPVESRASVYYVSGISPAIANLHCPYWLALIIAGLLAAAMAALIGIPVLRLKSDYLAIATLGFSEIIRAVIAAPQLDKITNGSYGLKSIPGFPNLFTAFGLPALCILLMILLINSSYGRAFKALREDEVAAQAMGLNLFRYKELAFVISSFFTGVGGGLLAIFMRSIDSKTFSINLTYDILLIVVLGGIGSITGSVIGAFLVTAGREWLRFFDNPLVIGGFEVPLFRSGFRMVIFSILLMMVVLFYRRGIMGSNEFSWDGLGRLIRSIPTRLKRKSKAQKGDNA; translated from the coding sequence ATGAAGAAAAATGCAGTTTCCAAAAACAAACTTTATACTCTGGCCGCTCTTCTGGTCATTATCGGCCTGCTGGCTTTTTTACAGGCTAACAGCGCCCAGTACAGCTATCAGATTTCCATCCTGGAGCGAAGTGCCATCTACGCAGTGGTTGCCGTTTCCATGAACCTGCTTACCGGCTTTACGGGATTATTCTCCTTAGGCCAGGCCGGTTTTATGGCGATCGGAGCCTATACCGTAGCCATCCTTACCATTCCGGTTGAAAGCAGGGCGAGCGTTTACTATGTTAGCGGCATCTCTCCTGCTATCGCAAACTTACACTGCCCTTACTGGCTGGCCTTAATTATCGCAGGGCTCCTCGCCGCAGCCATGGCCGCCCTTATCGGCATTCCTGTTCTCCGGTTAAAAAGTGATTATCTGGCGATTGCAACCCTGGGCTTTTCCGAGATCATCCGGGCTGTCATTGCGGCTCCTCAGTTAGACAAGATCACTAACGGTTCCTACGGATTAAAAAGTATTCCCGGGTTTCCTAACCTTTTTACAGCCTTTGGGCTTCCGGCTCTTTGCATCCTTTTAATGATCCTTCTCATTAATTCCTCTTACGGACGCGCATTTAAGGCCCTCCGTGAAGATGAAGTGGCTGCTCAGGCCATGGGACTTAACTTATTCCGTTATAAGGAACTGGCCTTTGTCATTTCTTCCTTTTTCACAGGGGTAGGCGGAGGACTTCTGGCCATATTCATGCGCTCCATTGATTCGAAGACCTTTTCCATCAACTTAACCTACGATATCCTCTTAATCGTAGTCCTTGGAGGAATCGGAAGCATTACGGGAAGCGTCATCGGCGCCTTTCTGGTCACCGCAGGAAGGGAATGGCTTCGTTTCTTTGATAACCCGCTGGTTATCGGAGGATTTGAAGTACCCCTGTTCCGTTCCGGTTTCCGTATGGTCATCTTTTCTATTTTATTGATGATGGTGGTGCTCTTCTACCGCCGCGGGATCATGGGCAGCAACGAATTTTCCTGGGATGGGCTTGGTCGGCTTATCCGAAGTATTCCAACCAGGCTGAAGAGAAAAAGCAAAGCACAGAAGGGAGATAACGCATAA
- a CDS encoding branched-chain amino acid ABC transporter permease: MSLTTFLQQCLTGISLGGAYALIAIGYTLVYGILRLINFAHGDIFMMAGYFMIFAMASFPWYISIPVVLLVTVLLGVSIERVAYRPLRTAPRMSVMISAIGVSYLLQNLATYLFTALPKGYPEIPFLKKIYQIGGLSASFVTFLTPVLTLIIVYGLITLINKTKIGMAMRAVAKDYDTAALMGIKINRIITITFAIGSLLAAVGSVLYFTDRMTVFPFSGSLPGLKCFVAAVFGGIGSIPGAVIGGFILGLGETALVAMGYSTFSDAFTFVLLIIILLIKPTGLFGEKTTDKV, encoded by the coding sequence ATGAGTCTTACAACCTTTTTACAGCAGTGCCTGACCGGTATCTCCCTAGGCGGCGCCTATGCGCTGATTGCCATTGGTTATACCCTGGTTTACGGTATCCTGCGGCTCATCAACTTCGCCCACGGCGATATCTTCATGATGGCCGGTTATTTTATGATATTTGCCATGGCAAGTTTTCCATGGTACATTTCCATTCCAGTGGTTTTACTGGTCACCGTATTATTAGGCGTATCCATCGAACGGGTGGCTTACCGCCCCTTACGTACCGCACCCAGAATGTCCGTCATGATTTCTGCTATCGGTGTCTCCTACCTTTTGCAGAATCTGGCTACCTATCTGTTCACAGCCCTGCCAAAGGGGTATCCGGAGATTCCGTTTCTAAAGAAGATCTACCAGATCGGCGGTCTTTCCGCATCCTTTGTAACATTCTTAACGCCGGTCCTGACCCTTATCATTGTTTATGGGCTTATCACCCTGATCAATAAGACAAAAATCGGCATGGCCATGCGCGCGGTCGCAAAGGATTATGATACTGCCGCCCTTATGGGAATCAAGATCAACCGCATCATCACCATTACCTTTGCCATTGGCTCCCTTTTAGCCGCCGTCGGCTCCGTGCTTTATTTTACGGACCGAATGACCGTATTCCCGTTCTCCGGCTCCCTGCCCGGCTTAAAATGCTTTGTTGCAGCAGTATTCGGCGGTATCGGCAGCATTCCAGGCGCCGTGATCGGAGGCTTTATCCTTGGCCTTGGCGAAACCGCCCTGGTAGCTATGGGATATTCCACCTTCAGCGACGCATTTACCTTTGTTCTGCTAATCATCATTCTCCTGATCAAGCCTACGGGACTATTCGGCGAGAAGACGACCGATAAAGTGTGA
- a CDS encoding ABC transporter substrate-binding protein, with protein MKLKKVFAITLAVCMSASMVAGCSTGSSSSASGGEKVVKIGVFEPTTGENGGGGLQEVLGMRYARQTHPTVTIGGEEYKVELVEVDNKSDKTEAVNAAQKLVSEKVSVVLGSYGSGVSIAAGQIFADAKIPAIGASCTNPQVTQGNDFYFRVCFLDPFQGTVMANYANDNGAKTAAVITQLGDDYSSGLGSFFKTAFTGLGGNIVSEEQFQTNQTDFKAILTNIKAQNPDIIFAPSSITTAPLIIKQARELGITATIAAGDTWENSTIIENAGNSAEGVVLSTFFDEAEPANEEAAAFISGFKAYLKENKQDEIIPAVSALGYDSYLCALKAIETAGSTDGTAIRDALKGVSIDGVTGSISFDENGDAKKDMAFIKTIENGKFKFLTTTTVK; from the coding sequence ATGAAATTGAAAAAAGTATTTGCAATCACTCTTGCAGTATGTATGAGCGCCAGCATGGTCGCCGGCTGCAGCACTGGTTCCTCATCTTCTGCCTCCGGAGGCGAAAAGGTCGTTAAGATCGGCGTGTTCGAGCCTACCACCGGAGAAAACGGAGGGGGCGGGTTACAGGAAGTCCTGGGAATGCGCTACGCAAGGCAGACTCATCCAACGGTTACAATCGGAGGAGAGGAGTATAAGGTGGAATTGGTGGAAGTGGATAACAAATCCGATAAAACGGAAGCAGTCAACGCTGCACAGAAGCTTGTAAGCGAAAAGGTTTCCGTTGTGCTGGGAAGCTATGGTTCCGGTGTTTCCATTGCAGCAGGACAGATATTTGCAGATGCTAAAATTCCTGCCATAGGCGCCTCCTGTACCAACCCTCAGGTAACCCAGGGAAATGATTTCTATTTCCGGGTATGTTTCCTGGATCCGTTCCAGGGTACAGTCATGGCCAATTATGCCAATGACAACGGGGCAAAGACGGCTGCCGTCATCACCCAGTTAGGAGATGATTATTCCTCCGGCCTTGGTTCCTTCTTCAAAACTGCATTCACAGGCTTAGGCGGCAATATTGTCAGCGAAGAACAGTTCCAGACCAACCAGACTGACTTTAAGGCAATCCTTACAAACATCAAAGCCCAGAATCCTGATATCATTTTTGCACCATCTTCCATTACTACGGCTCCTCTTATCATCAAGCAGGCCCGTGAACTTGGAATTACAGCTACCATCGCTGCCGGTGATACCTGGGAGAACTCCACCATCATCGAAAACGCAGGTAATTCCGCAGAAGGCGTTGTCCTTTCTACCTTCTTTGACGAGGCAGAACCGGCCAACGAGGAAGCAGCTGCCTTTATCTCCGGCTTTAAGGCTTACTTAAAGGAAAATAAGCAGGACGAAATCATCCCTGCTGTATCTGCACTCGGCTATGATTCTTACCTCTGCGCATTAAAGGCCATTGAAACCGCCGGCTCCACAGACGGTACCGCTATCCGTGATGCATTAAAGGGCGTATCCATTGACGGCGTTACCGGAAGCATATCCTTTGATGAAAACGGAGATGCCAAGAAAGACATGGCATTCATAAAAACCATTGAAAACGGCAAATTTAAATTCTTAACGACTACTACGGTTAAATAA
- a CDS encoding CTP synthase, which produces MSVKYVFVTGGVVSGLGKGITAASLGRLLKARGYKVTMQKFDPYINIDPGTMNPVQHGEVFVTEDGAETDLDLGHYERFIDENLTQNSNVTTGKVYWTVLTRERRGDFGGGTVQVIPHITDEIKSRFHCSNSNSSETEIAIIEVGGTVGDIESQPFLEAIRQFQREAGHENVILIHVTLVPYLKVSGELKTKPTQSSVKDLQGMGIQPDIIVCRSELPLDDGIRSKIAQFCNVPKTHVLQNLDVEVLYELPLSMEEEHLAEVACESLNLPCPKPDLADWTLMIDNWKHPEKEVTVALVGKYIQLHDAYISVVEALKHGGVFHRAKVHIKWIDSELVTDENAASLFSDVNGILVPGGFGSRGIEGKISSIRYARENNIPFLGLCLGMQMAIVEFARHVAGFGDAHTSELDEETTHPVIHLMPDQNGIEDIGGTLRLGSYPCVLDKSSKAFEVYGEELIHERHRHRYEVNNDYRDDLVNAGMKLSGISPDGRIVEMVEIPSHPWFIATQAHPEFKSRPNRPHPLFRDFIGASIKNR; this is translated from the coding sequence ATGTCAGTGAAATACGTATTTGTCACCGGAGGAGTTGTATCCGGGCTTGGCAAAGGTATTACCGCAGCATCTCTTGGACGTCTGCTTAAGGCCAGAGGCTATAAGGTCACTATGCAGAAATTTGATCCGTACATCAACATTGATCCGGGTACCATGAATCCAGTGCAGCATGGTGAGGTTTTCGTCACAGAGGACGGTGCTGAAACCGATCTCGACCTTGGCCATTACGAACGATTTATCGACGAAAATCTGACTCAAAATTCCAACGTTACTACCGGTAAGGTCTATTGGACCGTACTGACCCGTGAACGGCGCGGGGACTTCGGGGGTGGCACCGTACAGGTTATCCCTCACATTACAGACGAAATCAAAAGCCGTTTTCACTGCAGCAACAGCAACTCCTCTGAAACAGAGATCGCCATTATAGAAGTAGGCGGAACGGTAGGCGACATCGAAAGCCAGCCATTCCTTGAAGCGATCCGTCAATTCCAACGTGAAGCAGGCCACGAGAACGTCATTCTCATCCACGTGACCTTGGTTCCATATCTAAAGGTTTCCGGCGAACTAAAGACCAAACCCACCCAGTCCAGTGTAAAAGACTTACAGGGAATGGGTATCCAGCCCGACATCATTGTATGCCGTTCCGAACTGCCCCTTGATGACGGAATCCGAAGCAAAATCGCACAATTCTGTAACGTTCCCAAAACCCATGTACTTCAAAACTTAGATGTGGAAGTATTGTATGAGCTTCCTCTTTCCATGGAGGAAGAGCATTTAGCTGAAGTAGCATGTGAAAGCTTAAACCTTCCCTGCCCCAAGCCAGACTTAGCGGACTGGACCTTAATGATCGATAACTGGAAGCATCCGGAGAAGGAAGTCACGGTCGCCCTGGTAGGAAAATACATCCAGCTTCACGATGCCTATATCTCCGTAGTGGAAGCATTAAAACACGGAGGTGTCTTCCACCGGGCCAAGGTTCATATTAAATGGATCGATTCAGAACTTGTTACCGATGAAAACGCAGCCAGCCTTTTCAGTGATGTGAACGGAATTCTGGTCCCCGGCGGTTTTGGAAGCCGCGGCATTGAAGGAAAGATCTCATCCATCCGTTATGCCCGGGAAAACAACATCCCATTCCTTGGCCTCTGTCTCGGCATGCAGATGGCCATCGTGGAGTTTGCACGCCACGTAGCAGGCTTTGGTGACGCACATACCTCAGAACTTGATGAAGAAACCACTCATCCGGTCATCCACTTAATGCCGGACCAGAACGGCATCGAGGACATCGGAGGCACACTGAGACTTGGCTCCTATCCCTGTGTGCTGGACAAATCTTCCAAGGCTTTTGAAGTATACGGGGAAGAACTGATCCATGAGCGTCACAGACACCGCTATGAGGTAAATAATGATTACCGTGATGATCTGGTAAATGCTGGGATGAAGCTTTCCGGTATCTCACCGGATGGACGGATTGTGGAAATGGTAGAAATTCCATCTCATCCCTGGTTCATCGCCACACAGGCACATCCGGAGTTTAAATCAAGACCTAACAGACCTCATCCGCTGTTTCGGGATTTCATAGGTGCGTCCATTAAAAACCGTTAA